The Corvus moneduloides isolate bCorMon1 chromosome 25, bCorMon1.pri, whole genome shotgun sequence genome includes a window with the following:
- the KCNJ5 gene encoding G protein-activated inward rectifier potassium channel 4 isoform X2: MAGDSRIFMNQDMDIGVTSREPKKIPKQARDDVPIATDRTRLISAEGKKPRQRYMEKSGKCNVHHGNVQETYRYLSDLFTTLVDLKWRFNLLVFTMVYTITWLFFGFIWWLIAYIRGDLDHLEDENWIPCVENLSGFVSAFLFSIETETTIGYGHRVITEKCPEGIVLLLVQAILGSIVNAFMVGCMFVKISQPKKRAETLMFSNNAVISMRDEKLCLMFRVGDLRNSHIVEASIRAKLIKSKQTKEGEFIPLNQTDINVGFDTGDDRLFLVSPLIISHEINEKSPFWEMSRTQLEKEEFEIVVILEGMVEATGGEEHTG, translated from the coding sequence ATGGCTGGAGATTCCCGGATCTTCATGAACCAGGACATGGACATCGGGGTCACATCCCGGGAGCCCAAGAAGATCCCCAAGCAGGCTCGGGATGACGTCCCCATCGCCACGGACAGGACCCGGCTCATTTCTGCCGAGGGCAAGAAGCCACGGCAGCGCTACATGGAGAAGAGCGGGAAGTGCAACGTGCACCACGGGAACGTCCAGGAGACCTATCGGTACCTCAGCGACCTCTTCACCACCCTGGTGGACCTCAAGTGGCGCTTCAACCTGCTGGTCTTCACCATGGTCTACACCATCACCTGGCTGTTCTTTGGGTTCATCTGGTGGCTCATCGCCTACATCCGGGGAGACCTGGACCACCTGGAAGACGAGAACTGGATCCCCTGCGTTGAAAACCTCAGCGGGTTTGTGTCGGCATTCCTGTTCTCCATCGAGACCGAGACCACCATTGGGTACGGCCATAGGGTCATCACAGAGAAGTGCCCCGAGGGCATCGTGCTGCTCCTGGTCCAGGCCATCCTGGGCTCCATCGTCAACGCCTTCATGGTGGGGTGCATGTTTGTCAAGATCAGCCAACCAAAGAAGAGGGCAGAGACCCTCATGTTCTCCAACAACGCCGTCATTTCCATGAGGGATGAGAAGCTCTGCCTCATGTTCCGGGTTGGGGACCTCCGCAATTCCCACATTGTCGAGGCTTCCATTCGAGCCAAACTGATTAAGTCCAAACAGACCAAAGAAGGGGAGTTTATTCCCCTGAACCAAACGGACATCAACGTGGGATTTGACACCGGAGATGACAGGTTGTTCCTGGTGTCCCCTCTCATCATCTCACACGAGATCAATGAGAAAAGCCCCTTCTGGGAGATGTCCCGCAcccagctggagaaggaggagttTGAGATTGTGGTCATCCTGGAAGGAATGGTGGAAGCCACAG
- the KCNJ5 gene encoding G protein-activated inward rectifier potassium channel 4 isoform X1, which translates to MAGDSRIFMNQDMDIGVTSREPKKIPKQARDDVPIATDRTRLISAEGKKPRQRYMEKSGKCNVHHGNVQETYRYLSDLFTTLVDLKWRFNLLVFTMVYTITWLFFGFIWWLIAYIRGDLDHLEDENWIPCVENLSGFVSAFLFSIETETTIGYGHRVITEKCPEGIVLLLVQAILGSIVNAFMVGCMFVKISQPKKRAETLMFSNNAVISMRDEKLCLMFRVGDLRNSHIVEASIRAKLIKSKQTKEGEFIPLNQTDINVGFDTGDDRLFLVSPLIISHEINEKSPFWEMSRTQLEKEEFEIVVILEGMVEATGMTCQARSSYMDTEVLWGHRFTPVLTLEKDFYEVDYNSFHSTYETHTPVCCAKELAQSRREGQLLGALPSLGRDAGTAREDEEDEEEDEEQEEEGREPTGPSGANGTAGGGKEEVPV; encoded by the exons ATGGCTGGAGATTCCCGGATCTTCATGAACCAGGACATGGACATCGGGGTCACATCCCGGGAGCCCAAGAAGATCCCCAAGCAGGCTCGGGATGACGTCCCCATCGCCACGGACAGGACCCGGCTCATTTCTGCCGAGGGCAAGAAGCCACGGCAGCGCTACATGGAGAAGAGCGGGAAGTGCAACGTGCACCACGGGAACGTCCAGGAGACCTATCGGTACCTCAGCGACCTCTTCACCACCCTGGTGGACCTCAAGTGGCGCTTCAACCTGCTGGTCTTCACCATGGTCTACACCATCACCTGGCTGTTCTTTGGGTTCATCTGGTGGCTCATCGCCTACATCCGGGGAGACCTGGACCACCTGGAAGACGAGAACTGGATCCCCTGCGTTGAAAACCTCAGCGGGTTTGTGTCGGCATTCCTGTTCTCCATCGAGACCGAGACCACCATTGGGTACGGCCATAGGGTCATCACAGAGAAGTGCCCCGAGGGCATCGTGCTGCTCCTGGTCCAGGCCATCCTGGGCTCCATCGTCAACGCCTTCATGGTGGGGTGCATGTTTGTCAAGATCAGCCAACCAAAGAAGAGGGCAGAGACCCTCATGTTCTCCAACAACGCCGTCATTTCCATGAGGGATGAGAAGCTCTGCCTCATGTTCCGGGTTGGGGACCTCCGCAATTCCCACATTGTCGAGGCTTCCATTCGAGCCAAACTGATTAAGTCCAAACAGACCAAAGAAGGGGAGTTTATTCCCCTGAACCAAACGGACATCAACGTGGGATTTGACACCGGAGATGACAGGTTGTTCCTGGTGTCCCCTCTCATCATCTCACACGAGATCAATGAGAAAAGCCCCTTCTGGGAGATGTCCCGCAcccagctggagaaggaggagttTGAGATTGTGGTCATCCTGGAAGGAATGGTGGAAGCCACAG GGATGACTTGCCAGGCTCGCAGCTCCTACATGGACACCGAGGTACTGTGGGGACACCGCTTCACCCCCGTGCTCACCCTGGAGAAGGATTTTTACGAGGTGGACTATAACAGCTTCCACAGCACCTACGAGACCCACACGCCCGTGTGCTGTGCCAAGGAGCTGGCCCAGTCCCGCCGGGAAGGGCAGCTCCTCggagccctgcccagcctgggccGGGAcgcagggacagccagggaggacgaggaggacgaggaggaggacgaggagcaggaggaagaaggcAGGGAGCCGACGGGACCGAGCGGAGCCAACGGGACAGcgggaggggggaaggaggaggtgcCGGTATAA